In a single window of the Pseudomonas sp. B21-015 genome:
- a CDS encoding HNH endonuclease signature motif containing protein yields MFPRHPISRIHRVFTYDTRGQLLAEQSATGTLPSHYDELVNLIQTQLPDGCWLNRLYYESYDQAGADRMKKGLVTDGFDIHHKKPIFRGGNNRQSHLVPMDKAYHKTNSKTLHWYPEGENPYGLN; encoded by the coding sequence ATGTTCCCTCGCCATCCGATCAGTCGAATCCATCGCGTCTTTACCTATGACACCCGCGGTCAGTTGCTCGCCGAACAAAGCGCGACCGGCACCCTGCCCTCCCACTACGACGAACTCGTCAACCTGATCCAGACCCAACTGCCCGACGGCTGCTGGCTCAATCGCCTGTACTACGAAAGCTATGATCAGGCTGGCGCGGACAGAATGAAGAAAGGCCTGGTTACTGATGGCTTTGATATACATCATAAAAAGCCGATTTTCAGGGGAGGCAACAATCGTCAAAGCCATCTTGTTCCCATGGACAAGGCCTACCATAAAACCAATAGCAAGACCCTACATTGGTATCCTGAAGGGGAAAATCCATATGGACTCAATTAA
- a CDS encoding chorismate lyase, which produces MPHSKAPSPTPLWLPQSQLTPLPDTSTLDWLFDEGSLTRRLIRLSNDGFSVTPLFEGWQPLRADECAALELAEGSEGWVREVYLRGNGDAWVFARSVAARSALQGDGLHMDELGSRSLGELLFCDQAFQRRAIEVCHYPQAWLPVEAQAPELWGRRSRFDRGALSVLVAEIFLPTLWHATRAHPENC; this is translated from the coding sequence GTGCCGCACTCAAAAGCCCCCTCCCCGACGCCGCTCTGGCTTCCACAAAGCCAACTGACGCCCCTCCCCGACACGTCTACGCTCGATTGGCTGTTCGATGAAGGGTCGCTGACCCGGCGCTTGATCCGCCTGTCGAATGACGGTTTCAGCGTCACGCCGCTGTTCGAAGGCTGGCAACCGCTGCGCGCCGACGAATGTGCCGCACTGGAGCTGGCCGAGGGCAGCGAAGGCTGGGTGCGCGAGGTGTATTTGCGCGGTAACGGCGACGCCTGGGTATTCGCCCGCAGCGTGGCGGCGCGTAGCGCGTTGCAAGGCGACGGCTTGCATATGGACGAGCTGGGCAGCCGCTCCCTGGGTGAATTGCTGTTTTGCGATCAGGCGTTTCAGCGCCGGGCCATCGAGGTTTGTCACTATCCTCAAGCATGGTTGCCGGTGGAGGCTCAGGCGCCTGAACTGTGGGGCCGGCGCTCGCGTTTCGACCGTGGCGCGTTAAGCGTGCTGGTGGCCGAGATCTTCCTGCCGACCTTGTGGCACGCCACCCGCGCCCATCCGGAGAACTGCTGA
- a CDS encoding HU family DNA-binding protein: MRKPELAAAIAEKADLTKEQANRVLNAVLEEITGALHRKDSVTLVGFGTFLQRHRGARTGKNPQTGEPVKIKASNTVAFKPGKSLKDSVNP, translated from the coding sequence ATGCGTAAACCAGAACTCGCCGCTGCAATCGCGGAAAAAGCAGATCTCACCAAAGAACAGGCCAACCGCGTTCTCAACGCCGTTCTCGAAGAAATCACCGGCGCTCTGCATCGCAAGGATAGCGTCACGCTGGTGGGCTTCGGGACCTTCCTGCAACGCCATCGCGGTGCCCGTACCGGCAAGAACCCGCAAACCGGTGAGCCAGTCAAAATCAAGGCCAGCAACACCGTCGCCTTCAAGCCAGGCAAGTCGTTGAAAGACAGCGTTAATCCGTAA
- a CDS encoding glycoside hydrolase family 68 protein, whose product MKSNTEKFGKTPHQSSLWTRADALKVRADDPTTTQPLVSADFPVLSNEVFIWDTMPLRDLDGNVTSVDGWSVIFTLTADRHPNDPEYIDENGNYNVIRDWNDRHGRAKMYYWFSRTGKDWKLGGRVMAEGVSPTAREWAGTPILLNDQGEVDLYYTAVTPGASIVKVRGRVVTTEHGVSMVGFEKVKPLFEADGKMYQTEAQNSFWGFRDPWPFRDPKDGKLYMLFEGNVAGERGSHKVGEAEIGDVPPGYENVGNSRFQTACVGIAVARDADGDDWEMLPPLLTAVGVNDQTERPHFVFQDGKYYLFTISHTFTYADGVTGPDGVYGFVADSLFGPYVPLNGSGLVLGNPSSQPFQTYSHYVMPNGLVTSFIDSVPTDATGTQIRIGGTEAPTVGMKIKGQQTFVVAEYDYGYIPPMLDVTLK is encoded by the coding sequence ATGAAAAGCAACACTGAAAAATTCGGCAAAACGCCCCATCAATCCAGCCTCTGGACCCGCGCTGATGCGTTGAAAGTCCGTGCGGACGATCCCACCACCACTCAGCCGCTGGTCAGCGCGGATTTCCCGGTATTGAGCAACGAAGTGTTCATCTGGGACACCATGCCGCTGCGCGACTTGGACGGTAACGTGACGTCCGTCGATGGCTGGTCGGTGATCTTCACCCTGACTGCCGATCGTCATCCAAACGACCCGGAGTACATCGACGAGAACGGCAACTACAACGTCATCCGCGACTGGAACGACCGCCACGGTCGGGCAAAGATGTACTACTGGTTTTCTCGTACCGGCAAGGACTGGAAACTCGGTGGCCGTGTGATGGCTGAAGGGGTTTCGCCGACCGCTCGCGAATGGGCCGGTACGCCGATCCTGTTGAACGACCAGGGTGAGGTGGACCTGTATTACACCGCTGTCACCCCGGGCGCGAGCATCGTCAAGGTGCGGGGCCGGGTGGTGACCACCGAACATGGCGTCAGCATGGTCGGCTTCGAGAAGGTCAAGCCGCTGTTCGAGGCCGACGGCAAGATGTACCAGACCGAAGCACAGAACTCCTTTTGGGGCTTCCGTGATCCATGGCCATTCCGCGACCCGAAGGACGGCAAGCTGTATATGCTGTTCGAGGGCAACGTGGCCGGCGAGCGCGGCTCGCACAAGGTGGGCGAAGCGGAAATTGGCGATGTGCCGCCGGGTTATGAGAACGTCGGCAACTCGCGTTTTCAGACTGCCTGTGTCGGCATCGCCGTGGCCCGTGACGCGGACGGCGACGACTGGGAAATGCTACCGCCGCTGCTGACCGCCGTGGGGGTCAACGACCAGACGGAACGCCCGCACTTCGTGTTCCAGGACGGCAAGTACTACCTGTTCACCATCAGCCATACGTTCACCTATGCTGACGGTGTGACCGGGCCGGATGGGGTGTACGGTTTTGTCGCGGATTCGCTGTTCGGCCCTTACGTGCCGTTGAACGGTTCCGGCCTGGTGCTGGGCAACCCGTCCTCTCAGCCGTTCCAGACCTACTCGCACTATGTGATGCCCAACGGCCTGGTGACCTCCTTTATCGACAGCGTACCGACCGACGCAACCGGCACGCAGATTCGTATCGGCGGCACTGAGGCACCGACGGTGGGCATGAAGATAAAAGGGCAGCAGACGTTCGTGGTGGCCGAGTACGACTACGGCTATATCCCGCCGATGCTAGACGTCACGCTCAAATAA
- the comJ gene encoding competence protein ComJ, with product MDLLISHSQIQFRSRPFDEASSQWGEVNLEQGAIIHSDYVVFAPLPEDAFGANMHLKLEDSFHLDPSTQHPAPSTQHPALHRRAVSCHRSQSCGNCIRC from the coding sequence ATGGACCTATTAATCTCCCACAGCCAGATTCAATTCCGCTCACGGCCCTTCGACGAAGCCTCAAGCCAATGGGGCGAGGTTAATTTGGAGCAGGGTGCGATCATTCATAGCGATTACGTTGTGTTTGCCCCCCTACCCGAAGACGCTTTCGGTGCAAACATGCACCTGAAACTGGAAGACAGCTTCCACCTCGACCCCAGCACCCAGCACCCAGCACCCAGCACCCAGCACCCAGCGCTGCATCGTCGTGCCGTTTCATGTCACAGATCCCAGTCATGTGGAAATTGCATCCGTTGCTGA
- a CDS encoding DUF6124 family protein yields the protein MFKVTPNPPDTDPVSPYESPDSKKLNDAAERALDHHFPPAEPKPPKRKGQLFSVCPGINTEALLANASEDILSISAIAADLADDVDGSRRSVALSLSRLADGVHLLVERALDHLNEPEIAAILARKQSRVS from the coding sequence ATGTTCAAGGTCACACCTAACCCACCGGACACCGATCCGGTCTCCCCATACGAAAGCCCCGATTCAAAAAAACTCAACGACGCCGCCGAACGCGCCCTCGACCATCACTTCCCGCCAGCCGAACCAAAGCCACCGAAACGCAAAGGCCAACTCTTCAGCGTCTGCCCGGGCATCAACACTGAAGCCCTCCTCGCCAATGCCTCGGAAGATATCTTGTCCATCAGCGCCATCGCCGCCGACCTCGCCGACGACGTGGACGGTTCACGCCGCTCCGTAGCCCTGTCGCTCAGCCGCCTGGCCGACGGGGTGCATTTGTTGGTGGAGCGAGCGCTGGATCACCTGAATGAGCCGGAAATAGCAGCGATTCTCGCCAGGAAACAAAGCCGAGTCAGTTGA
- a CDS encoding Imm43 family immunity protein — MTLTFAQPLSGHIVSERFLKAFQPLKTSRWEIAELEIVNPKGVSVAQRQYFFMRQQRIDKEPVDVIDQTLSKINFRASGEIKNIISLTIKENISTDFFSIDEITLLGFVFLSPHAATALKELNLVGAEVVDTEKVGSIDRA; from the coding sequence ATGACTTTGACTTTCGCACAGCCTTTGAGTGGGCATATTGTCAGTGAGCGCTTCCTGAAAGCCTTCCAGCCCCTCAAGACTTCCCGATGGGAGATCGCAGAACTGGAGATCGTCAACCCGAAGGGCGTTTCGGTCGCACAGCGCCAATATTTTTTCATGCGCCAGCAACGAATAGACAAGGAGCCTGTGGACGTGATCGATCAGACACTGTCGAAGATTAATTTTCGAGCGAGCGGCGAAATCAAAAATATCATCAGCCTGACAATCAAAGAAAATATCAGTACAGATTTTTTTAGTATCGATGAAATTACTTTACTTGGATTCGTATTTCTTTCGCCTCACGCCGCCACTGCACTTAAAGAACTAAATCTGGTAGGTGCAGAAGTGGTCGATACGGAGAAGGTCGGCTCAATCGATAGAGCCTAG
- a CDS encoding rubredoxin, with the protein MKKWQCVVCGLIYNEADGWPDEGIAPGTLWQDVPEDWLCPDCGVGKMDFEMIEIN; encoded by the coding sequence ATGAAAAAGTGGCAATGTGTGGTCTGCGGCCTGATCTATAACGAAGCCGACGGTTGGCCCGATGAAGGCATTGCGCCGGGTACGCTGTGGCAGGACGTGCCGGAAGACTGGCTGTGCCCGGACTGCGGCGTGGGCAAAATGGATTTCGAAATGATTGAAATCAACTAA
- a CDS encoding imm11 family protein, protein MILGWKAPTYYSEQLIGSYDIESGSYETADSNFDYLSLLAGKPYPLNMDKPKVYFSCKKNKLLAYDCLWLLGGVPLVTERLADFLTHRSAQDIQLIQPAVVIADGEEVDETFFIVNAINTVNAIDKGQSVAERDDDGSIMYFTKTWFLDNAAGMCGIAREPQSGDLLISQQLADSMIEKKFESYKGLGFYIANRTFVPYKNQA, encoded by the coding sequence ATGATCTTAGGTTGGAAAGCCCCTACTTACTACAGCGAACAGCTGATCGGCTCGTATGACATCGAAAGCGGTTCCTATGAAACCGCCGACTCCAACTTTGACTACCTGTCATTGTTGGCGGGAAAACCCTACCCATTGAATATGGACAAGCCAAAGGTTTATTTTTCGTGTAAGAAAAATAAACTGCTTGCGTATGACTGCCTATGGCTACTAGGGGGAGTTCCACTAGTCACTGAGCGACTGGCAGATTTTCTCACCCATCGATCTGCTCAGGACATCCAGCTCATTCAGCCTGCTGTCGTCATTGCAGACGGGGAAGAGGTCGACGAAACTTTTTTCATTGTGAATGCCATCAATACCGTCAACGCGATCGACAAAGGGCAATCTGTCGCCGAACGGGACGATGATGGATCGATTATGTATTTCACTAAAACCTGGTTCCTGGACAATGCTGCAGGAATGTGCGGGATTGCTCGTGAGCCACAGTCGGGAGACCTGCTGATCTCTCAGCAGTTGGCCGATTCTATGATCGAGAAAAAATTCGAAAGCTACAAAGGCTTGGGTTTCTATATCGCCAACCGCACGTTTGTCCCTTATAAAAATCAAGCCTAG
- the ubiA gene encoding 4-hydroxybenzoate octaprenyltransferase yields the protein MYQSLLKSLNRLNPRAWDFIQLTRMDKPIGIYLLLWPTLWALWIAGEGSPSLANIVIFVLGVVLTRAGGCVINDWADRKVDGHVKRTEQRPLVSGKISSKEALVFFAVLMGVSFLLVLCTNAATVWLSLGGLALAFTYPFMKRYTYYPQVVLGAAFSWGMPMAFTAETGELPASAWLLWIANLLWTVGYDTYYAMTDRDDDLKIGVKSTAILFGDADRAIIVTLQGLALGCLLLAGSKFHLGGWFHLGLLVAAGCFAWEFWYTRSKDRMRCFQAFLHNHWAGLAIFVGIVLDYALR from the coding sequence ATGTACCAGAGCCTGCTCAAGTCCCTGAACCGCTTGAATCCACGGGCCTGGGATTTCATTCAGCTGACCCGCATGGACAAGCCGATCGGCATTTATCTGCTGCTATGGCCGACGTTGTGGGCATTGTGGATTGCCGGTGAAGGTTCGCCGTCATTGGCCAATATTGTGATTTTCGTGCTCGGCGTGGTGCTGACCCGTGCTGGCGGTTGCGTGATCAACGATTGGGCGGACCGCAAGGTCGATGGCCATGTAAAACGCACCGAGCAACGGCCACTGGTGAGCGGCAAGATCAGTTCAAAAGAAGCCCTGGTGTTCTTCGCGGTGCTGATGGGCGTGAGTTTCTTGCTGGTGCTGTGCACCAACGCGGCGACTGTCTGGCTGTCGCTGGGTGGTTTGGCCTTGGCTTTCACTTACCCGTTCATGAAGCGCTACACCTATTACCCGCAAGTGGTGTTGGGCGCGGCGTTCTCCTGGGGTATGCCAATGGCGTTCACTGCCGAGACCGGTGAGCTTCCAGCCTCAGCGTGGTTGCTGTGGATCGCCAATTTGTTGTGGACGGTTGGCTACGACACCTATTACGCGATGACTGATCGCGACGACGACTTGAAAATCGGGGTGAAATCCACCGCGATTCTGTTTGGCGATGCCGACAGGGCGATCATCGTGACCCTGCAAGGCCTGGCGTTGGGTTGCCTGCTGCTGGCGGGTTCGAAATTCCATCTCGGCGGCTGGTTCCACCTTGGGTTGCTGGTGGCGGCGGGCTGTTTTGCGTGGGAGTTCTGGTACACCCGCAGCAAGGACCGGATGCGCTGCTTCCAGGCGTTTTTGCATAACCATTGGGCGGGGTTGGCGATTTTCGTGGGGATTGTGCTGGATTACGCGTTGCGCTGA
- a CDS encoding NAD(P)/FAD-dependent oxidoreductase: MNAPVVIVGTGLAGYNLAREFRKLDGETPLLLITADDGRSYSKPMLSAGFGKNKDADGLSMAEPGAMAEQLKAEVRTHTRISGIDPGHKRLWIGEESVIYRDLILAWGAETVRVPIEGDAADAVFPINDLEDYARFRAAAAGKRRVLLLGAGLIGCEFANDLILGGYEVQLVAPCEQVMPTLLHPAAAAAVQAGLESLGARFHLGPVLNRLQRVADGLEAHLSDGQVIPCDVVVSAIGLRPRIDLAAAAGVQVNRGVVVDRQLKTSHANIYALGDCAEVDGLNLLYVMPLMSCARALAQTLVGNPTTVSYGPMPITVKTPICPLVVSPPPRGAEGVWTVEGQGTDIKVLCRDSAGKLLGYALTGAAVMEKLALNKELPALLA; encoded by the coding sequence ATGAACGCACCTGTCGTGATCGTCGGCACTGGGCTGGCTGGCTACAACCTGGCCCGGGAGTTTCGCAAACTCGATGGCGAAACCCCGCTGCTGTTGATTACCGCAGATGACGGACGCTCCTACTCCAAGCCGATGCTCTCCGCCGGCTTCGGCAAGAATAAAGACGCCGATGGCCTGAGCATGGCCGAACCGGGTGCCATGGCCGAGCAATTGAAGGCTGAAGTGCGCACCCACACGCGCATAAGCGGCATCGACCCAGGCCACAAGCGCCTGTGGATCGGCGAAGAATCGGTGATCTACCGTGACCTGATCCTGGCTTGGGGCGCGGAAACCGTGCGAGTGCCGATCGAAGGTGATGCGGCGGACGCCGTTTTCCCGATCAACGACCTTGAAGACTACGCACGCTTTCGCGCGGCCGCGGCCGGCAAGCGTCGGGTATTGCTGCTGGGCGCCGGTTTGATCGGCTGCGAATTCGCCAACGACCTGATTCTCGGTGGCTACGAGGTGCAACTGGTTGCCCCCTGCGAACAGGTCATGCCGACCTTGCTCCACCCGGCGGCGGCCGCTGCGGTCCAGGCCGGCCTGGAAAGCCTGGGGGCGCGCTTCCACCTCGGGCCGGTGCTCAATCGCTTGCAGCGAGTGGCTGACGGCCTGGAAGCGCATCTGTCCGACGGCCAAGTCATCCCGTGCGATGTAGTGGTGTCGGCCATCGGTCTGCGTCCGCGCATCGACCTGGCCGCTGCTGCCGGTGTGCAGGTCAATCGCGGCGTGGTGGTCGACCGTCAGCTGAAAACCTCTCACGCCAACATCTACGCCCTGGGCGACTGCGCCGAGGTCGATGGGCTGAATCTGTTGTACGTCATGCCCCTCATGAGTTGTGCGAGAGCGCTGGCTCAGACCCTCGTCGGAAACCCTACGACGGTGAGCTATGGCCCGATGCCGATCACCGTGAAAACCCCGATTTGCCCATTGGTGGTTTCGCCGCCGCCACGGGGTGCGGAAGGCGTGTGGACGGTCGAAGGGCAAGGCACGGACATCAAGGTGCTGTGCCGTGACAGCGCCGGCAAATTGCTGGGCTACGCCCTGACAGGCGCGGCGGTGATGGAAAAACTCGCCCTGAACAAAGAGCTTCCGGCCCTGTTGGCCTAA
- a CDS encoding SMI1/KNR4 family protein — MIENTFSDDEATITPVDLDHLESAIGKKLPPPFRDHYLKYNGGMPERTYWLSEDFDEPLEVAAFKPIAHGSPSLLSTYQSMLKKQVIPAHLLPFANDWGGNFFCLNLESGSISYFTTDSFDSDLSPEENQSRSEKHVCSNFIRFVQGLINEEDIDEE; from the coding sequence ATGATCGAAAACACATTCTCAGATGACGAAGCAACCATTACTCCAGTGGATCTGGACCATCTGGAGTCCGCTATCGGAAAGAAACTACCGCCCCCTTTTCGAGACCATTACCTCAAGTACAACGGCGGTATGCCGGAACGGACATATTGGCTCAGCGAAGATTTTGACGAGCCACTGGAAGTGGCCGCCTTCAAGCCGATTGCCCATGGCTCCCCCTCGCTGCTGTCCACTTACCAATCCATGCTGAAGAAACAGGTTATTCCTGCGCACCTCCTACCTTTCGCGAACGACTGGGGCGGCAATTTCTTTTGCCTGAATCTTGAATCGGGCTCCATCAGTTATTTCACGACTGATAGCTTTGATAGCGATCTGAGCCCTGAAGAGAATCAGAGCCGATCTGAAAAACATGTTTGCTCAAATTTTATCCGATTTGTTCAAGGACTGATTAATGAGGAGGATATAGACGAGGAGTAA
- the comJ gene encoding competence protein ComJ codes for MKKIAQTVDLLISHSQIQFRSRDFDEISCQWGRVNLEQGAIIHSDYVVFDPLPEDAFGANVHLKLEDRFNLDPTAQRCIVVPFHVSDPGRVEIASAAEKFKVELDLEKRDYALYFEVCEGEEIFYKITLVPSDSKVPAKYLLDDPWGGEKDRVLVGGLR; via the coding sequence ATGAAAAAGATAGCTCAAACCGTGGACCTATTAATCTCCCACAGCCAGATTCAATTCCGCTCACGGGACTTCGACGAAATCTCATGCCAGTGGGGCAGGGTTAACCTGGAGCAGGGTGCGATCATTCATAGCGACTATGTTGTGTTTGACCCTCTACCCGAAGACGCTTTCGGGGCAAACGTGCACCTGAAACTGGAAGACCGCTTCAACCTCGACCCCACCGCCCAGCGCTGCATCGTCGTGCCGTTTCATGTCTCGGACCCCGGTCGTGTGGAAATTGCATCCGCTGCTGAAAAATTCAAGGTCGAGCTTGATCTAGAGAAACGCGACTATGCGTTGTACTTCGAGGTTTGTGAGGGTGAAGAAATATTTTACAAAATCACTCTGGTCCCATCAGACAGCAAAGTTCCAGCCAAGTACCTGCTGGACGATCCTTGGGGCGGCGAGAAAGACAGGGTACTGGTAGGGGGACTTCGTTAG
- a CDS encoding RES family NAD+ phosphorylase, whose protein sequence is MNSRKTALGEVNHWGVDLSKRVLVSKKLQLNNVLDLTRADVRKQLGASLKSITGDKCTQTHQIGVWSKANGYDGIRAPSTRNPTGSNLISFAGF, encoded by the coding sequence GTGAACTCACGCAAGACCGCACTAGGAGAGGTCAATCACTGGGGGGTTGATCTGTCCAAACGGGTACTGGTCAGCAAAAAATTGCAGCTCAACAACGTCCTGGATTTGACCCGAGCCGATGTGCGCAAACAATTAGGCGCCTCCCTTAAAAGCATTACCGGCGATAAATGCACCCAAACCCATCAGATTGGCGTCTGGTCGAAAGCCAATGGTTATGATGGAATTCGGGCGCCGTCGACGCGAAACCCGACCGGTAGTAACTTAATATCATTTGCAGGTTTTTAG